The Hoplias malabaricus isolate fHopMal1 chromosome X2, fHopMal1.hap1, whole genome shotgun sequence genomic interval TTGCTATACCCTGTTTCTTGCTATAAATTTTAAATCTGTGCTTGGAATTGCTTTAATGAAGGCATGGTGCACTACAAAGTGTGTCAGatatgtttattgtttaataaacattttcttcATTCTGTGACCAATCTCTAGTTTGTTCTTTAAACAGCAAATGTCATGTAGTGAATAGTAAAGGAAGATTTTTCCATTCCTACATGTTCTTTTCTGGGATTAAGCAGCATCCAGTAATGGCTGCTGAATGTCCTCCTTTAAGCACTTTCAACTGAGCTCCAGTCTCCACGTCCTACAAAAAGAGCCAGAATGAGTGAACGGAGAGAATAAGGAATAGCACCTTAAAATGTTCAAGAAAACCTGAAGTACACTATATGCTAAATATTTCTAGACACTCATTCTCATACATGAAATCAGTTACTCAAAGTTACATCCACTGCTGGCTTAGTCATGATGTGTCATTTTCATAGAGAATATTGGCCAATAGTATAAGACACTTCGGATGAGGTCATCATGAGTCTGAGGTCACCATGTTGAATACCAAGTGCAGTTAGTGGAGAGCAAAGTTCCCAGAAGgatagaagctgttactgaagcAAAGGGCAAACAACTTCCCCAAGTTAATAACTTTCATTTAAGAATAATCATTAGATGAATGTACGCAAACATTTGGTCATATAGTTATTATATGTACAGCGTGGGGcagcacgatggcgcagcaggtagtgttgcagtcacacagctccagggtcctggagattgtgggttcaagtcccactctgggtgactgtctgtgaggaggttggtgtgttctccccgtgtccacgtgggtttcctcccatggtccagaacacacattggtaggtgttttggtgactcaaaagtgtccgtaggtgtgtaagtgagtgagtgtgtgagtccctgttaaggattggcacccctctagggtgtgttcctgccttgtgcccagtgattctgagcagGGTCCGGAccaaccacaaccctgaactggataagcggttacagacaatgaatgaatgtacagtgTGAAATTTCAAATACCAAAATCTTTCCTTGCTCTTACCCAAAATATTACAGTTTTATCATGGGAGCCTGTGAGAAGTCGTGTGTCATTGAAGCAGGATTTGCAGCTGGTAACACAGTCAGTATGTCCTCTTAACACCTTTACAGGAATCTTTGAAAGACAGCACATTGTCATAATCATTAGAACATTCCAGATTATAAATACAGAACTCAAAATGAGGGCAGTTTAATCAACAtcttcatacattttttttgttgctttttttccttttaatcaGGCAGCAGTTGGCCTTAGTGTTTAGGCCACCATTTTCAAACTTTCTGCATAATAAATGGCTGAGATGTAATCAGGCATAAAAAGAGATTTGAAATGCTTCCTAGAgaaatgtgtgaatctgaattGTCCAAAATGGTGTTGATAACCAAACATCCAACATGTTTATAATGATCGATTAACCCCTAAAAAATAATCTCTGTTCACCAAATTCACATATTTATAAgttatttctaaaaataaagaGCCTCAATGCCTTAAAGGTGACATAGATGTAACTTAGCTATATATTTGTCTTGCATGGAAATTTGAATATGCAAAATATCAAAGCCCCGCCTCAAATGCTGAAGATTgtttccttaggtttatgatatAAGATTCTGTGTCTGTATGAATTTGCCTGTTTGAGACAGCTACTCTTTTGAAACAGAGATTTGTTGACACATTTGGTTTCTGAATTATGTAGCTGGCGCTAAGAATTTTGAAGAAACAGCGAGGCTCCCCTTTAACAAGAGCACACTGCTATTCAGAGCAGGTATTCCTACTATCCAAAGGGTACATGGAGCACaggcaaacacaaacacattttgtaACTGTCCAGTTTAGTTACAGTGACACAGCATGTCATTCTACTACAGTAAACTTAAAGATGTAAATGACTCATATCAAACCGTAAGTATATGAAGAATGTAATAAAGAAGACAACTGCTCACTATTTAGCTCACGGAGCGTGTGAGAAAGAAGACAGCATTGACTGGCAGATAACTCACTTCACCCATTTTAACCAACCTGAGACAGCGCCTCATGCTCCCACAGTGTGGCCACcgttctttcttctttctcctcAGGTATCTGCACGTCAAGCGCCAGGGGGTCCATTGCTTACCGTGGAGAGTTCTCTGGGGAACCTGTTGCGGCGGTTAAACCATTCCCAAAGTATCCATTGCTAAAAAAGTCTTCTCAGAAACCGTAACACTTCTTCACAACTTTTACTGAAGCTATTGCGCTAACGCCAGCCGTTCCCATGGTAGCCTCTGGTAGTTGGACACCTCTGGTAAACATTCGACAACTTAGCGGCTCATTCAGCCAAAATTAAATATCCTTGaaacatttagatttttttcatGAGTTTTGTGGATTTGTGTATTAAAAACTTGCCATAATTCTTCTCATATGACTGCTTTATTAATCAAACAGGACTTCGTACTCTAACGTGATGTGGGAAAAGTACTACATAGTGAATTCACTGTAACTTTTGCTGTATGCTATACTGATTTTCATGGTATCATTAAATATTGGCCTAACCTAAACAAGATATTTCAGAATTTTCATATATGAACTGACAGATTGAGGAGTTCATTTTGTTTTGAAACTTATTTATATACACGGCATCAGACTCATCatcaaaacaaaaaatcaaTTAAAGTCTTAATTAAACGTAACTTTATTTTGAAGACAAGTTCATTTCCTTTATATTTGCAAAGGTTTAGGATGTTCAAGCACAACAATCACATTTACAAATATTCTTCCCACGTTTTACAGTTGAGTGAAATCCTCATGGAGGACAAATACTGTCTCTCTGAACATGTCTATCTAAATTCACTTCTTGCCACGCATGCTTttcaacctgagagagagagagagatctttgGTTAAAAGGGACACTAGgcaaaaatgtaacatttgttAAATGTTATACATACTCCTACTTGCATCTAGagtgacattttttttcatattttaaaaaccaAGAAACTAATCTGATGATGTatcttaaaaacattaaaattaaaagtgACTTTGATACAATTAGTGAGTTTCAAGCCATGAGATATTaagcacataaaaaaaaaataacgtgCTAATATACTATTAACTAGTAACCTATTTATCCGTGCATAGGTTCACATGCAGGATTTGTTGGGCACTTACTAAATGGCAACCAATGAGCAATACTGACCTCTGTAGCAGGTCATTGGTGGATACTGCCCCtggatcatcatcatcactctcAGAATCAGTGTCATCAGAGCTAGTGTCCGTCTCATCcgctttcttctttttcttctgcttTCCTTTATGCTTGTGCTTCTTACTCTTCTTCTTATGCTGGGACAAAGGgacagaaaaaacaaagcaataaACAGAAACTTCTTCCTAGTTACCATGGAAACAGAAGTCTGGCTCCTGAGACCTACGCCTGCATTTACTTTACCTTTTTCTCTTTTCggtgtttgtgttctttcttGGCTTTGTGTTTCCctttgctttgcttttttgGCTTTTCCTCATGTGCTGCTGAATATGATGTGAATACCTGCCCTAAAAGGACAATTCAGTACAGATTAAAATTCTTAATGCCTCCACACTGACCATGAAGTAAACACAATGTGATTAGGACAACCTTAATTTATTACAGGTAGAACATAAATAAAAGAGACATGGGCTTTaaacagtgacagttttcaaagaaacacacttttttgttagtttgttaAATACACTTATTTTGTAATTCAGCCTTTAGGTTTGGCATTACCTTTGGAAGGGTCCTAGTGTTACTTGTCttcatttgaaaaatatataaccATTCATCTTTTTCAGAGGAATGCAAACTTATAAGCAAGAATCAGTTATTTGACCATTAGAATGGAAACCAGATGTAAAGATAGGATGGTGACTAACCAGGAGGGGGTAGCCTGGGCCCAAATTCCTCACTGTCAAGGTCTTCAGCCTGAACAGACATAACAGTAGCAGCATTGTTCTGCTCTCCATCTTCCAAGGGTGGCTTAGGTTCTAGAAATAAATTAACAGGggagtttaaaggaacactttccATACTAATATTTATCTGCTGCCATCTGTATCCAACTCCTAGAAAGGAACGGATTACACAGAAAGGTGACTGAGCAGTGTGTAGCAATATGTACATTAAGAGAACTCATGGAAGTGCTCTACAAAATACTGTAAAACTGTTCCATCCTGTGGGATCACACTTGACCTTGTCATGAAAGAAACAATCTGTTAAAcataatgtttatatttgacAAATGGAATGCATTTTctacatataaaatacacatttacaaTGCTTTAGAGCTTCCCACAAATGCCATCTTTAAGTCCATGgactaaagaaaaataaagataaactcAAGATAACCACCCAATTTAAGCTTCACCTGTGGAATACATCAGAGgggtatttcacaaagcagggtttctcagttagccagctaAAGGAAGCCTAAATTTGAGGACTGTTCAAAAGCAATCTCCCTCAGCTCTGATCCTATATgacaggcttgactttgggTTTATATTATCTGGCTAACTAAGAAATCCTGCTATGTGGAATACACCCCTGATGGGCATATCCCTAAACAATGCAACCCTCCCCAGGTTTGCTCCCAACATAACAACATTAACACCCACATTTAGCTTAAAATTTCTAAAAGCTGTTCCCAGATGTTCTTATTTTGTGGTAATTTTCAGAAATAGGACTAGTTTTAAAAAGGGAACAAATTAGACAAAAAACATTACCAACAGGTTTAGGTGGAGTTTTCCCAGATTCTTGCCTAATAGGAACTGTAATCACCATTTACCATCTTGAGTATAAACAAGTTGGATAAAATGTcgagaaacaataaaaaaacaaatttaataaattaattaaataaaacaattttaaaaatacgAGACTGGTTATTACATAGTTATATATTTCCACAACTGCTCAATGGCTAGGAGAGTTTTGTTCTTTGCAATTAGCCTGAAAAACAGTTTCTAAATCATTAAGAAGGGAAGTTTGTATTTCCCTTAGTTATACAAATAGCATCTACCTGTCCCAGTACTCAGAGTTGATGCTGGAGGAACCGGAGTTAAAACAGGTGAGGCAGCAATGTTGATATTTGCAACAACTTGCATTTGTGCCTGGGGCTCaacctcctgctcctcctcttcacCGCTGTCTTCTTCAGATGAAGATGAGCTCTTTTCATCAGATGAGCTGGCGAAGATAGCTTTGAAAAGATCCATCGGAGGCCTGACCTCTTCCTCTTCTGCCTCCTCCTCATCTTCAGTCTTCTTTGCTGTCTGCTCAGTCTTAGGCTCAGCTGTTTTAGGCTAGGTTAAAGAAGTACAATTAAACAATAAAGTATCCAATATGTGAAGAATTGAAGGCAGCTATTATACAATAACCTATAATACCATTAAGAATAACTGATGGTGtgggaagaaaaataaatgagatgcataatgcatgtcacttgtaataattctaGTGTAAAGGTGATTTGTTcctttattttgtgttgttcaataagaagttgcagtttttattattaacatacTCCACCCTTTTGGAAAGGCTTTCCACAAAAAATTTGGAGTGTATCTGTACGAATGTGTGCCAGGCTGAGGTCAAAGCTTTTATTCTACTGCAAATGTTTGCCTGTGGAAATGGCATGGCTATTTTCTTGATCATATAATTAGGTGTCCAAACAGATGATTCAGGATGATTATCACTGATATAAACAATGGCTATATACCTCAGCAGTGACAAAGTCTGCAGGGGTTACAGCAGTGCTGGGCTGGTCTTGCTGAACTGTGGTCACTTCACTGCGAGCCTCACTGATGAATTTGCTGAGTGGGTCTTTAACCTGTGACTCTTGTCCAGCTACATCCCACCTGGAGCGCTTGCCAGACGCTGCAGGGGATGGTGCAGAGGCAGATGCGACAGATGCAGAGCTAGATGAGGGGACGTTCCCATCAATCACAGACAAGAAATTGAATACAGAGAACTTGTCTCGCTTCACTTTGGGCATTCCCACTATACTCGAGCTGTCAATCAGAGAACACAGCAGGTGAAACCAAACGGTAAAGTATTGCATTTGTCAATGCAATGAGttttcttaatattttaatgacaCATTGCCTTTCTTTAGGTTTTAAACAGTAACATTTTTTGTAAAGCCTGAAAAGTACATACATAAGGTTTGGTAAAGATACAATAGTTATACAAGATGCTCAAAAAGCCTTTCTTTAGGGAGAGTGTGTTGTTTGTGCTCATTTTAATTTGACAGTTATTTAATGAAACTTACGACATTAAAGACATAACTGATTCTAATTATACAGGAAAGGCAATCGGGTGTGGTcataatatttaatgtatatgtaaataCAAAGTTGAACTGTTGAGCATGCAtgaatgtgcaagtgtgtatgtCTCACCCTGGGTATGGGTCAGGGACATTAAATCTCTTGCACAGCATTTTATCAGGATGCCACGCAAATGTGTCTCTGGTGAGCTTTCCAAACATCTTCATCTTCACTGCAGCCTGTTTATCGTCCACATCGTTCTAAGAGTGTagaacacacactatatattatattaacataaacacatacatatacatatatatatatatatatattatatttggtgcctgaaacacacacaaaaatgtgtcACGCACATGCTCTCCATGTCCAGAAACATAGATAGATAGTGGTTCCTTGTAATAAACATCTTGCCCTTTTCTTTGGTAACAGTCTGAATGGGTCTTCTAAAGTTTGGTACATACATGATTTAGCGCCCAGAGATCTCACATGCATCTCTCCTCAAAATTATCATATGGCTGCCTCTTTGCATAAAATATTCaagttttaaattgtatttctTGTTAAAATGGCAGACTGTTCAatgaaaattattttctttctcttgaatgaatgtgacacagctccagggacctggaggttgtaggttcgattcccgctccgggtgactgtctgtgaggagttggtgtgttctccctgtgtccgcatgggtttcctcccacagtccaaaaacacatgttggtaggtggattggcgactcaatccataggtgtgagcatgaatgtgtgtgttgccctgtgaaggactgggtgtattcccgccttgggcccaatgattcaatttaagctctggacccaccgcgaccctgaactggataagccgttacagataatgaaggaatgaatgaacgaacgaatgTGGCTATGTCCATCACAGTAGCATTACAGCTTCTCAAACACTACCTACCACCTGACACCTGTCCGTTGTCTCCCTTAATCTTTTCATGTTATTATGAATTTTAGATGGTGAAAGATCTACATTCTttgcagtctttcacagagtcTCACATACATGACATAATATTAATACACAATTGTATTcataaagttattattattattcatcctTAATTTGTCCCAATTCAGGACATCGCACAGTAAAGTGCACTACGATAAATTATGTATATAACAGTGTGACCAAAGTGTGACTAACTGACCTCCTGATCATGTGACACTTCCACACTGTCTGTGTCATCCTCATTTTTGGCACGGGTGAAGCGGGAAGACAGTAAGGAGTTACTGGGCTTATAAAGCACAGAGGCACGAAgaaactcctctctctctcgccccctCTCCCACTCAGTCATTGACGAATCCAGACTTAACTCCAGTGCATCTGGATGCAGCACAAACATACAGCATAAGGGTTAGGCAGGCTTgtgcaaagtaaaaaaaaaaacaagaaatgcTCTCAAATGAACATTAAAATTATGATTAACCAATTAACATTACAACAACTAAAGACACATTTCCTTGTGATTATTCTATACCTTTATCCCCCTGCCTCAGTCTGCTGATGTAGAGGTCATACCGAGCCTGTTTGACAGGGTTTTTCTCAAATGGCTTGAATGTCTGGCTGCCCTGAGCAGTGGGGCTGGACCAGGCAGTGAGGGCCAGCTGGGCTGTTGTCTGGGACAGGACCTGTGCATCTCCCTGGGGACCAAAGGGGTGTAGTTGGGTGGTGGGTTCAGACTTAGGGACActtgagatagactgaaaacgGCTTGAATGTGCCTGAAGGGCAGAGGCTTTGGCTGCAGCCACAACAGCAGCACGACCCTCAGCAGAGGACATGTCCCCCTGCGATCGCTTCTCTTCTGCAGCTTTACGGAACCCACTCAGCCTCTCTCTGTCCTTAGAGTCCAACAGCTCAAATACAGTGCTGGGGCCTGCAGGATGTGcaaagaaaatcatgaaaaatttgatttgattagaaTATTGCATCAATCTTTATAGCTATTCTTACAAAAGCACTAAATAATCAAATATAACAGtaacaataacattttttttgcttATGGTTGGAATATAGAAACATATAAAGCATAGACACACATACCTTGCAAAGTTGTTTCTCCCAGCATCTCCCTTCGCtgtgcagaatcaagcaaatGGCGGCCCTGCTGTGGCACCTCATGGGGTAGGTGTCCACGAGAAGCCTGCAGAGCCTGAGCAACAATAGGGCTGACAGAGGATGGGTCCAGTATTGGCCGGAAATAATGCACAGGACGATAATCTCGAGGAACATCTGGAGGAGGAAAGACCTATTACAGAggatttaaaaaaggaaaagttTAAAATGCACATTTCCTGTCATTTAGGTCATATTCTCTTCAGATATATTTGAAGAATATTGTTATTAACTGTAGTCACAAGAAATTAACACATACTGTTTTGATGTCTGTGCTTTTAGAGCCCAGAGTGAAACCTTCAAGGATCTTCCCCACATATGCAGCATCTCTTTTTGAAT includes:
- the LOC136676859 gene encoding G patch domain-containing protein 1-like: MASDGESDEDFVSFGTPLEPLEEDESIKKPVPLQDQTVKDEKGRYKRFHGAFTGGFSAGYFNTVGSKEGWTPSTFVSSRQQKADRQTARPEDFMDDEDFGEHGIAPREITTTEDFASGRADRIKEKAKAISSLTAPIPGDTLLEELIAPARSSIGVQLLRRMGWKDGQGIGPRLKRRQRKQDTDVKVYGCTLPPSGSEQSEDDEEFAPENVTFAPKDVIPVDFNPKDDLHGLGYRGLNPLQALSGGGMGHISLFTLESERTSNLFRDRKADKQRKGGIAGQAFGVGAMEDDDDDIYHRDAMANYDTVLGGEEPGDGLYGWTAPQQYRKKKNDSKRDAAYVGKILEGFTLGSKSTDIKTVFPPPDVPRDYRPVHYFRPILDPSSVSPIVAQALQASRGHLPHEVPQQGRHLLDSAQRREMLGETTLQGPSTVFELLDSKDRERLSGFRKAAEEKRSQGDMSSAEGRAAVVAAAKASALQAHSSRFQSISSVPKSEPTTQLHPFGPQGDAQVLSQTTAQLALTAWSSPTAQGSQTFKPFEKNPVKQARYDLYISRLRQGDKDALELSLDSSMTEWERGREREEFLRASVLYKPSNSLLSSRFTRAKNEDDTDSVEVSHDQENDVDDKQAAVKMKMFGKLTRDTFAWHPDKMLCKRFNVPDPYPGSSIVGMPKVKRDKFSVFNFLSVIDGNVPSSSSASVASASAPSPAASGKRSRWDVAGQESQVKDPLSKFISEARSEVTTVQQDQPSTAVTPADFVTAEPKTAEPKTEQTAKKTEDEEEAEEEEVRPPMDLFKAIFASSSDEKSSSSSEEDSGEEEEQEVEPQAQMQVVANINIAASPVLTPVPPASTLSTGTEPKPPLEDGEQNNAATVMSVQAEDLDSEEFGPRLPPPGQVFTSYSAAHEEKPKKQSKGKHKAKKEHKHRKEKKHKKKSKKHKHKGKQKKKKKADETDTSSDDTDSESDDDDPGAVSTNDLLQRLKSMRGKK